A window of Candidatus Binatia bacterium contains these coding sequences:
- a CDS encoding type II toxin-antitoxin system HicA family toxin, translated as MSRLPACTAAQVIRALKRAGFVFDHATGSHQAFHHPGRDRLAVVAFHRGDLKRGTLHGIIKQAGLTPDEFITLLRS; from the coding sequence ATGAGCCGGCTGCCGGCTTGCACGGCAGCCCAGGTCATCCGAGCACTGAAGCGTGCCGGCTTCGTTTTCGACCACGCGACCGGCTCACACCAGGCGTTCCACCATCCCGGCCGCGACCGCCTCGCCGTCGTCGCCTTCCATCGCGGCGACCTCAAACGTGGCACCCTGCATGGGATCATTAAGCAGGCAGGACTCACCCCCGACGAGTTCATCACACTGTTGCGTAGCTGA
- a CDS encoding type II toxin-antitoxin system HicB family antitoxin, protein MAKPSTKLRAARTKRTETVQSARYRYTAIFEPAEEGGYVVTIPALNGLTTEGDTLDEARAMAADAIRCYLESLRKRREEIPVEHGVPIMRRIAVSLARA, encoded by the coding sequence ATGGCCAAGCCCTCCACCAAACTGCGCGCCGCGCGGACGAAGCGCACGGAAACAGTCCAGAGCGCTCGCTACCGCTACACCGCGATCTTCGAGCCCGCCGAGGAAGGCGGCTACGTGGTGACGATCCCCGCGCTCAACGGACTCACCACCGAAGGCGACACACTCGATGAAGCGCGGGCGATGGCTGCGGACGCCATCCGCTGCTACCTCGAGAGCCTGCGCAAGCGCCGCGAGGAGATCCCGGTCGAGCACGGTGTGCCCATTATGCGCCGCATCGCCGTCAGCCTCGCCCGCGCATGA